In a genomic window of Quercus lobata isolate SW786 chromosome 4, ValleyOak3.0 Primary Assembly, whole genome shotgun sequence:
- the LOC115985701 gene encoding uncharacterized protein K02A2.6-like, producing MSIEERRVVAESTKVLENVLLQEDDPEKFTKIGTGMKEKARKDLIQFLRKSIDVFAWSHDDMLGINPSKKRVFAPKQDKAIKEEVQKLTTAQFIKEVCYLDWLANVVMVKKANGKCRMCVDFTDLNKAYPKDSYPLPRIDQLVDSTAGHQLLSFMDTFSGYNQIKMDEVDQEKTSFITSQGLFCYKVMPYGLKNAWATYQRLVNHMFCPQIGRNVEVYVNDMLVKSIDEGSHLDDLQETFETLRQYKMKLNPSKCAFGVSSEKFLGFMVSQRGIETNPDKIQAILDMEPPKNIKEVQSLIGRLAALNNSALIRKEGKVQKPVYYTSRALRGAKGRYPLIEKLAFALITASRKLRHYFQVHAINVMTNHPLKKAMNKLEATGQPIQWAVELSEFDIRYQSRNAIKAQALADFIAEFTPSYEDFGEREYNEKRVVHVDGSSTLHARGIGVVLQSPEGDKLKYKARFQYQTTNNEVEYEALLKGLELAKSIEADSILVMGDS from the exons ATGAGTATTGAGGAAAGAAGGGTTGTTGCAGAGTCCACAAAAGTACTGGAAAATGTTCTTTTGCAAGAAGATGATCCCGAGAAATTCACCAAAATTGGAACAGGTATGAAGGAGAAGGCAAGAAAAGACCTCATCCAGTTCCTGAGAAAGAGTATCGAtgtttttgcatggagtcatgacGACATGCTGGGAATCAATCCAAGT AAGAAGAGGGTGTTCGCTCCTAAGCAGGATAAGGCAATCAAAGAAGAGGTTCAAAAACTGACCACGGCACAGTTTATTAAGGAAGTCTGTTACTTGGATTGGTTAgccaatgtggtgatggtgaagaaagcaaatggcAAGTGTAGAATGTGCGTAGATTTCACTGATTTAAACAAGGCTTACCCTAAGGATAGTTATCCTTTGCCAcgcattgatcaattggtggactCTACGGCTGGCCATCAGTTGTTGAGCTTCATGGACACCTTCTcaggatacaatcagataaagATGGACGAAgttgatcaagaaaagaccTCTTTCATTACCAGCCAAGGTTTGTTttgctataaggtgatgccctaTGGTTTAAAGAATGCATGGGCAACTTATCAAAGGTTGGTTAATCACATGTTTTGTCCACAGATAGGACGGAATGTAGAGGTCTATGTCAACGACATGCTTGTGAAGAGCATAGATGAGGGAAGCCATTTGGACGATCTACAGGAAACTTTTGAAACACTTAGGCAATATAAGATGAAATTGAACCCAAGTAAGTGCGCATTCGGAGTATCGTCGGAAAAGTTTTTGGGGTTCATGGTTTCGCAAAGAGGAATCGAAACAAATCCAGACAAGATCCAAGCCATATTGGATATGGAACCACCAAAGAATATCAAGGAAGTCCAATCCCTCATTGGACGACTTGCTGCTTTGAACAA TTCAGCTCTAATCAGGAAGGAAGGAAAAGTACAAAAACCCGTGTACTACACTAGCCGAGCACTCAGAGGAGCAAAGGGAAGGTACCCACTGATAGAGAAATTGGCTTTTGCACTAATAACAGCTTCTAGAAAGTTAAGACATTACTTCCAAGTTCATGCCATCAATGTCATGACGAACCATCCGCttaagaaggcaatgaacaagcTGGAAGCTACAGGACAGCCGATTCAATGGGCAGTGGAACTTAGTGAATTCGACATTCGGTACCAATCGAGAAATGCAATAAAGGCCcaagccctagcagatttcATTGCAGAGTTCACTCCGAGCTACGAGGATTTTGGTGAAAGAGAGTACAATGAAAAACGGGTCGTCCATGTAGATGGATCGTCTACATTGCATGCTAGAGGAATAGGAGTTGTTTTGCAATCACCAGAAGGAGACAAATTAAAGTACAAGGCTCGTTTTCAATACCAAACTACTAATAATGAAGTAGAGTATGAAGCCCTTTTAAAGGGGTTGGAGTTGGCTAAGTCTATAGAAGCAGACTCAATACTTGTCATGGGAGACTCTTAG
- the LOC115985702 gene encoding F-box protein At3g07870-like, producing MTNESKLAFGFGFHPRTNEYKVVRIVEQELPMGLEQEQHIEVFTLGKQPMWMINRKNPFLLRMQHYAASFNGALHWLGQDKQNGSTIIVSFDLESEEFQQIPTPDNCDKSGLDRQDCHVVVLGGCLCVVDYDEFDRIDIWSMKIYGAKESWIKEYTVEPLDGLRAPIRPLCLLPNRNILIEFQYLHECFYVYSVDSMAVYKIRIRDLRDVPPCHSFRAVSLVDDM from the coding sequence ATGACTAATGAAAGCAAGTTGGCTTTTGGGTTTGGTTTCCATCCCAGAACCAATGAGTACAAGGTGGTCAGAATAGTGGAACAAGAACTGCCTATGGGTTTGGAACAAGAACAACATATTGAAGTTTTCACTCTAGGCAAACAACCCATGTGGATGATCAACAGAAAGAACCCATTCTTGCTTCGGATGCAACACTATGCAGCTTCGTTTAATGGAGCACTACATTGGTTAGGCCAAGATAAGCAAAATGGTTCAACAATTATAGTTTCCTTCGATTTGGAGTCCGAAGAATTTCAACAGATTCCAACACCAGATAACTGTGATAAGTCTGGATTGGATCGGCAAGATTGTCACGTAGTAGTGCTAGGAGGGTGTCTCTGTGTGGTTGATTATGATGAGTTTGATAGGATTGACATATGGTCAATGAAGATTTATGGTGCAAAGGAGTCTTGGATCAAAGAATACACCGTGGAGCCTTTGGACGGTTTGAGAGCACCTATTCGGCCTCTATGTCTACTGCCAAATCGTAACATTTTAATCGAGTTTCAATATCTCCATGAGTGCTTTTATGTTTATAGTGTAGATTCGATGGCAGTCTACAAGATAAGAATTCGTGACCTTCGTGACGTCCCCCCTTGCCATTCATTCCGAGCAGTTTCTCTTGTTGACGATATGTGA